Proteins encoded within one genomic window of Synechococcus sp. PCC 7335:
- a CDS encoding NB-ARC domain-containing protein has product MRLSAQGWGRLQIAEAQQAAKDNNRQPYTLEALTEITGLSINTLTKVRSGKAPVDRQTIAAYFEAFGLMPTAEDYAIPDAVAGNDLLSDPKDAIANVQIANVQVDWGEAPDVSIFHGRSEELATLTEWIQVDRCRLVGILGMGGIGKSALSVKLAQQLQNEFDYVIWRSLRNAPPLDDLLRDLVLFLSEQQDMEATPNRLRHWLQASRCLVLLDNVETILQAGNRAGHYRVGYEPYGDLFRMVGESPHQSCVLITSREKPAEIATFEGMELAVRSLQLRGSLTSALGVIENKDLVGSLQQKQQLCERYGCSPLALKIVAGSIHSLFNGEIAPFLDEGIFLFNGTQRLLDQQFERLSALEKTIMYWLAINREWTSIQTLASDMVPPVARASLLEALESLGWRSLIELQSGRYTQQPVVMEYITERLIEQIVAEITDQKPARLIQHALLKTTANDVVQQTQLNLILEPISNQLLIHLGSAEAIAASLIQCLTSLRGRLPSQSGYAGGNVLNLMRQLQIDMTNYDFSNLTIWQGYLQGLNLHKANFSQATFSQTTFYDAFSGIHTVAVSPDGSLFAAAGTSGVIQLWQMSNGEEYGCCRGHDAWIWSIAFSPDGQWLASGSADQTVKIWDVHTGCCMLTLKGHTNWVRSVVFSPDSKIVASGSSDQMVKLWDVERCCCLKTLKGHTNYVQGVSFSPDGQLIASAGWDQRVNIWDVESGECLQTVDDKNSFWSIAFSPDGEMLATGSTDETVRMWDVHTGQCLKTFTGHTHAVRSVTFRPNGQELVSGGGDQTIKIWNVQTGRCLKTLSGHRNWIWSIVYSPDGSLLVSGGEDQTVRIWNIQTGHCLKSLTGYANAIRAITFSPDGQTLVSGSDDYTVKLWDIEQEQCLQTLTGHKNWILSVAVHPDSRLIASSSADRTVKIWDIQRNRCVRTLPGHTNTVWSVAFSPNRQILASGGHDGSIHLWDIQDGHRLAILKHPSQVRSVAFSPDGRTLVSGSSDKQVRLWDVESGQCLRVMSGHSGMVWTVAYRSKTVDSKTVNSKTDGSDEPTIASASSDKTLRLWHAQSGDCLRTLEGHTNWIWSIAFSPQGNLLASGSADKTVKLWDVDNGRCLKTLLGHGNVVRSLAFSPKGDYLASVSEDETIKLWDVKTGNCFKTLRGDRPYEGMDITGASGLTDAQKATLQVLGAIGA; this is encoded by the coding sequence GTGAGACTTTCTGCCCAGGGATGGGGGCGACTGCAAATAGCTGAAGCTCAGCAGGCTGCTAAAGACAACAATCGCCAACCCTATACATTAGAGGCGCTCACTGAAATTACTGGCCTGAGCATTAATACCCTGACGAAGGTCCGCTCCGGCAAGGCACCGGTTGATCGTCAGACGATTGCAGCCTACTTTGAAGCCTTTGGCCTGATGCCTACGGCTGAAGACTATGCTATTCCGGATGCCGTAGCAGGCAATGATCTCCTTTCAGACCCAAAGGATGCGATCGCCAATGTACAAATCGCCAACGTACAAGTTGATTGGGGCGAAGCCCCAGATGTCTCTATTTTTCATGGTCGCAGCGAAGAACTAGCCACTTTAACAGAATGGATACAGGTTGACCGCTGTCGACTAGTAGGAATATTGGGTATGGGGGGCATTGGAAAAAGTGCCTTGTCAGTGAAGTTGGCCCAGCAACTTCAGAATGAGTTCGACTATGTGATCTGGCGATCGCTACGGAACGCTCCCCCGTTAGATGACTTGTTACGGGATCTGGTGCTATTTTTATCTGAACAACAGGATATGGAGGCGACGCCGAATCGTCTCAGGCATTGGCTACAAGCCTCTCGCTGCCTGGTATTATTAGATAATGTCGAGACCATTCTTCAGGCAGGCAATCGGGCCGGGCACTATCGAGTTGGCTATGAACCCTATGGAGATCTGTTTCGAATGGTGGGTGAATCGCCGCACCAAAGCTGTGTACTGATCACTAGTCGCGAGAAACCGGCTGAAATTGCTACATTTGAAGGGATGGAGCTAGCAGTGCGATCGCTCCAACTACGCGGTTCCCTCACAAGCGCCTTAGGTGTTATTGAGAACAAAGATTTAGTGGGCAGCCTCCAGCAAAAACAACAACTTTGTGAACGCTATGGCTGTAGCCCACTAGCATTAAAAATTGTGGCTGGGTCTATTCATTCCTTATTTAACGGTGAGATCGCTCCCTTTTTGGATGAGGGCATATTTCTCTTTAATGGCACGCAACGGCTCCTTGATCAACAGTTTGAGCGACTCTCAGCCCTAGAGAAAACCATCATGTATTGGTTAGCCATCAACCGTGAGTGGACCTCTATTCAAACGCTGGCCAGCGATATGGTGCCTCCAGTTGCCCGAGCTAGCCTACTCGAAGCCCTCGAATCCTTGGGCTGGCGATCGCTGATTGAGCTACAATCTGGACGCTACACCCAACAACCTGTCGTGATGGAGTACATCACAGAACGTTTAATTGAACAGATTGTTGCTGAAATAACAGATCAAAAACCAGCACGACTAATCCAACATGCCTTACTTAAAACAACAGCAAATGACGTTGTTCAACAAACACAACTCAATCTTATCCTAGAGCCGATTTCGAACCAACTTTTAATCCATCTTGGTAGCGCCGAAGCTATTGCGGCGTCGCTTATTCAGTGCCTAACCTCTTTACGCGGACGCCTGCCCTCACAATCAGGTTATGCGGGCGGCAACGTGCTCAATCTGATGCGCCAACTACAGATTGACATGACAAACTATGACTTCTCCAATCTCACTATTTGGCAAGGTTATCTACAGGGCCTCAACCTACATAAAGCCAATTTTTCACAGGCCACCTTTTCACAAACAACTTTTTATGATGCCTTTAGTGGTATTCATACTGTTGCCGTAAGTCCAGATGGAAGCCTGTTTGCAGCCGCTGGTACCAGCGGTGTTATTCAACTTTGGCAAATGTCCAATGGCGAAGAATATGGTTGTTGTCGAGGGCACGATGCCTGGATCTGGTCGATTGCGTTTAGTCCAGATGGTCAGTGGCTAGCCAGCGGCAGTGCCGACCAAACCGTGAAGATTTGGGATGTTCACACTGGATGCTGCATGCTGACCTTGAAAGGACATACGAATTGGGTGAGATCCGTTGTGTTTAGCCCTGATAGCAAGATAGTTGCCAGCGGCAGTTCCGATCAGATGGTTAAACTTTGGGATGTGGAGAGGTGTTGTTGTCTTAAAACGCTGAAGGGGCATACGAACTACGTTCAAGGAGTCTCCTTTAGCCCGGATGGTCAGTTGATAGCATCCGCTGGCTGGGATCAAAGGGTCAATATTTGGGATGTAGAAAGCGGGGAATGCTTGCAAACCGTAGATGATAAAAACAGTTTTTGGTCGATTGCGTTTAGTCCAGATGGTGAGATGCTCGCCACTGGCAGTACGGATGAAACCGTTAGAATGTGGGATGTTCACACCGGACAGTGCCTGAAAACATTCACAGGCCATACCCATGCTGTTCGCTCGGTTACCTTTCGCCCTAACGGTCAGGAGCTGGTGAGTGGCGGTGGTGATCAAACGATAAAAATTTGGAATGTGCAGACTGGTCGTTGCCTAAAGACTCTCTCTGGTCATAGGAATTGGATTTGGTCGATTGTCTACAGTCCGGATGGCAGTTTGCTCGTCAGCGGCGGTGAGGATCAAACGGTCAGAATTTGGAACATCCAAACGGGGCACTGTTTGAAGTCGTTGACAGGCTATGCTAACGCTATTCGGGCAATTACCTTTAGTCCCGATGGGCAAACCCTCGTGAGTGGCAGCGATGATTACACTGTTAAGCTTTGGGACATAGAACAAGAACAGTGTCTACAAACGCTCACAGGTCACAAAAACTGGATTTTATCTGTTGCTGTTCATCCTGATAGTCGCTTAATTGCGAGTAGCAGCGCGGACCGAACTGTGAAAATTTGGGATATCCAGCGCAACCGCTGTGTGAGAACACTACCAGGGCACACCAATACCGTTTGGTCTGTTGCATTTAGTCCCAATCGTCAGATCCTCGCAAGTGGAGGGCATGACGGCAGCATTCACCTATGGGATATTCAAGACGGTCACCGTTTGGCGATTCTGAAACACCCCAGTCAGGTAAGATCGGTGGCCTTTAGCCCGGATGGACGAACGTTGGTCAGTGGTTCTTCTGATAAGCAAGTTCGGCTCTGGGATGTAGAAAGTGGTCAGTGCCTGCGGGTAATGTCAGGGCATAGCGGCATGGTTTGGACGGTTGCCTATCGTTCCAAGACTGTTGACTCCAAGACTGTTAATTCTAAGACTGATGGTTCTGATGAGCCTACAATAGCGAGTGCGAGTTCGGATAAAACCCTACGTCTTTGGCATGCCCAGAGCGGAGACTGTCTTAGAACATTGGAAGGGCACACAAATTGGATTTGGTCGATCGCGTTTAGCCCACAAGGGAATCTCTTGGCGAGTGGTAGCGCTGATAAAACTGTGAAGCTATGGGATGTCGATAATGGCAGGTGTCTAAAGACTTTGCTGGGACATGGCAATGTGGTGCGATCGCTGGCCTTCAGCCCAAAAGGAGATTATCTGGCCAGTGTCAGCGAAGATGAAACGATAAAGCTTTGGGATGTTAAAACAGGCAATTGCTTCAAAACGCTGAGGGGCGATCGCCCCTACGAAGGCATGGATATTACTGGAGCTAGCGGACTAACTGATGCTCAGAAAGCAACATTACAGGTTTTGGGCGCGATTGGAGCATAG
- a CDS encoding biopolymer transporter ExbD: MQVVDNEVDEPLTINILPMIDVIFAILAFFIISTLFLTRAEGFSVDLPEAESAQSQQEAIITVTVEGNGNISIDKEPVELDELTDTVQAQMGDSSEALVTVQADETIDYGRVIAVMDKLRMVEGASLGMATQQPATADSDR; the protein is encoded by the coding sequence ATGCAGGTAGTCGATAATGAAGTAGACGAGCCTTTGACGATCAATATCTTGCCGATGATTGATGTCATTTTTGCAATTCTGGCATTCTTCATCATTTCAACCTTGTTTTTGACCCGCGCAGAAGGATTTTCTGTAGATTTGCCAGAAGCTGAAAGCGCTCAGTCTCAACAAGAGGCTATCATTACGGTCACCGTTGAAGGCAATGGCAATATCTCTATTGACAAAGAACCTGTTGAACTAGACGAGTTGACTGATACAGTTCAAGCACAGATGGGAGATAGTTCAGAAGCGTTGGTGACTGTGCAAGCAGATGAAACTATTGATTACGGTCGGGTTATTGCTGTGATGGACAAGCTACGCATGGTCGAGGGAGCAAGCCTGGGCATGGCTACCCAGCAACCGGCTACAGCAGACAGCGATCGGTAA
- a CDS encoding MotA/TolQ/ExbB proton channel family protein has protein sequence MSLSEIFAAGGIVMWPLLVFSLCAIAVTVERSLFWYRIKKQERKIVKDVLQLYRANPPAVFSRLKQNINLPISRIFLEALELEGASPNQFRLALESATQAELPLLKRFNTVFETIVAVAPLLGLLGTILGLIRSFSSLNLGGLSGANTGLVTGGISEALVSTAAGMIVAIFTLLFANLFRGFYRRQIALLQEYGGQLEILYEWHHQALNTKEMAYAGSR, from the coding sequence ATGTCTTTGAGCGAAATTTTTGCAGCGGGTGGCATCGTCATGTGGCCGCTGCTAGTGTTTTCTCTTTGTGCGATCGCTGTTACCGTTGAGCGCAGTCTATTTTGGTACCGCATCAAAAAACAAGAACGCAAAATTGTAAAAGACGTTTTGCAGCTCTACAGAGCGAATCCCCCTGCTGTTTTTTCCAGGCTAAAACAAAATATCAATCTGCCAATATCTCGAATCTTTTTGGAAGCGCTGGAGCTAGAAGGTGCTTCACCCAATCAATTTCGGCTGGCTTTAGAGAGCGCAACTCAAGCAGAGCTACCGCTATTAAAGCGGTTTAACACAGTGTTCGAAACTATTGTTGCTGTTGCGCCACTGTTGGGTTTGTTGGGCACTATTTTGGGCTTAATCCGCTCGTTTTCCTCGCTAAATCTGGGTGGGCTAAGTGGTGCAAACACGGGTTTGGTGACTGGTGGTATCAGTGAAGCCCTGGTATCTACCGCTGCCGGAATGATCGTCGCAATCTTCACGTTGTTGTTTGCAAATCTCTTTCGTGGCTTTTACAGACGACAGATTGCTCTGTTACAAGAGTATGGTGGTCAACTAGAGATTTTGTACGAATGGCACCATCAGGCGCTAAATACTAAGGAGATGGCTTATGCAGGTAGTCGATAA
- a CDS encoding TMEM165/GDT1 family protein, translating to MLTAFTASLLLITVSELGDKTFFIAAILAMRHPRRWVFVGAASALAAMTTLSVLMGQAATFLPPQVLKWAEIGLFLLFGIKLLYEASQMPAVSDHEEKHEEEKAAAQAVAKAEQGFTQKHQKETPLAVVSEAFGLIFVAEWGDRTQIATIALAAANPPVGVVLGAVLGHAICAAIATLCGRWLCGKLSEKTLTVLGGTLFIFFAASALFA from the coding sequence ATGCTTACTGCTTTCACAGCCAGTCTACTACTCATCACCGTTTCAGAACTCGGCGATAAAACCTTTTTTATCGCCGCTATTTTGGCGATGCGTCATCCCCGCCGTTGGGTGTTTGTCGGTGCGGCTTCAGCGCTAGCGGCGATGACGACATTGTCTGTGCTGATGGGGCAGGCGGCTACTTTTCTGCCGCCACAGGTGTTGAAATGGGCTGAGATTGGGTTGTTCTTGCTCTTTGGCATCAAGCTGCTCTACGAAGCGAGCCAGATGCCTGCGGTGAGTGACCACGAAGAAAAACATGAAGAAGAAAAAGCGGCTGCCCAAGCGGTCGCGAAGGCTGAGCAAGGGTTTACTCAAAAGCACCAGAAGGAAACACCTTTGGCAGTGGTGAGTGAAGCCTTCGGGCTGATATTTGTCGCGGAGTGGGGCGATCGCACTCAGATTGCCACAATTGCGCTGGCAGCGGCTAATCCGCCCGTGGGTGTCGTCCTTGGAGCAGTGTTGGGTCATGCCATATGCGCGGCGATCGCGACCCTATGCGGTCGCTGGCTCTGCGGAAAACTATCGGAAAAAACATTGACTGTGCTAGGTGGTACCCTTTTTATCTTCTTTGCTGCAAGCGCATTATTTGCATAG
- a CDS encoding MFS transporter: MRTFVLVWFGQLVSTIGNHMTDFALVLWAWQLTGSATALALVGFFYEVAQLPTALFAGVIVDRCDRKQLMILSDAIAALCTLAIGALYLTDTLLIWHIYLTAAINGGFGQIQRLAYQTSVSLIVAPTQYTRANSMNSAVHYGSSIVSPAFAGFLYPLIQLPGILLIDLATFGIAIITLLFVYIPQPPYSGESGSIIRQLTFGLRHVWTRSELRSLIVITALFWFFHDLGESIYDPMILAQTNGDARVLASTATAAGIGGVTGAIILSAWGGPKQRTKGLLIGFIGAGLSKLVFGLGRSPLVWLPAQFCSSFNFPLLGSSQTALWMEATKPDIQGRVFAANDLIIQIVSALAALLAGPLADRVLEPMMTSPAQPLGYIFGTGAGAGSSILYVGCAIAMLFVGVVSRSLYKRVQ, encoded by the coding sequence TTGCGAACTTTTGTTTTAGTGTGGTTTGGCCAGCTCGTCTCGACGATTGGCAATCACATGACCGATTTTGCCCTGGTGCTGTGGGCCTGGCAGCTCACGGGCTCAGCTACGGCGCTGGCACTGGTTGGTTTTTTCTATGAGGTCGCCCAACTGCCGACTGCGCTATTTGCAGGCGTGATTGTGGATCGGTGCGATCGAAAACAACTCATGATTCTCAGCGACGCGATCGCTGCTCTCTGCACCCTTGCTATTGGCGCACTCTATCTCACCGACACTCTCTTAATTTGGCACATCTACCTTACCGCTGCCATCAACGGCGGCTTTGGCCAAATTCAGCGCCTCGCTTACCAAACATCCGTCTCTCTCATCGTTGCACCGACGCAATACACCCGCGCTAACAGCATGAATTCAGCCGTCCACTACGGCTCATCCATCGTCTCGCCTGCCTTTGCCGGATTTCTCTATCCGCTGATCCAGCTACCCGGCATTTTACTCATTGATTTAGCAACTTTTGGTATTGCCATCATTACTCTTCTGTTTGTTTATATTCCGCAACCGCCATATAGCGGAGAATCTGGCTCCATTATCCGCCAGCTCACCTTTGGCCTACGTCACGTATGGACTCGCAGCGAGTTAAGATCGCTCATCGTCATCACTGCATTGTTCTGGTTCTTTCACGACTTAGGCGAATCTATCTACGACCCGATGATTTTGGCCCAGACAAATGGCGATGCTAGAGTCCTAGCAAGTACCGCAACCGCAGCCGGTATCGGCGGTGTCACGGGCGCGATTATCCTCAGCGCTTGGGGTGGGCCAAAGCAGCGTACAAAAGGGCTGTTGATTGGGTTTATCGGTGCAGGACTTAGTAAACTTGTGTTTGGGTTGGGGCGATCGCCTCTTGTCTGGCTACCAGCCCAATTCTGTTCATCCTTCAATTTTCCCCTACTGGGCAGTTCTCAAACTGCGCTCTGGATGGAAGCTACAAAACCAGACATTCAAGGCCGCGTGTTTGCCGCCAATGATCTCATCATACAAATCGTGAGCGCCCTGGCAGCTTTACTTGCAGGCCCATTGGCCGATCGAGTCTTAGAACCAATGATGACATCACCTGCGCAGCCGCTTGGCTATATTTTTGGCACGGGTGCAGGTGCGGGCAGTTCGATATTGTATGTGGGGTGTGCAATCGCAATGCTGTTTGTAGGTGTTGTCAGTCGCTCGCTGTACAAGCGCGTGCAGTAG
- a CDS encoding ABC transporter substrate-binding protein: protein MSLFNRKSIFAVCLGLLLSLAIAACQTQISSDASVNEAGSTDCRMIQHTRGETCVPEAPKRLVVLGTSTLVNAMILGVKPVGTIVYYEETPPYLQGKVEDITLVGRGDEPNLETIVSLQPDLVIAMYDDGFSYERMSQIAPTVVDDWIGYPSWKEHFDFVAEVLNKESEAEQVWADYAQRIQSLKEALGDRYQATEISILRVCCDSWASDVQNSFSGTILEDAGLRRPPSQKAEEDGLVFFPEELITESIDGDIIFAIVDEDEASIQAFNRLREKPLWSKLNAVQQGRIYPVNLATWRGGNPLAADAVIDDLFKYLVEDSPPQSVSEISVSEAS, encoded by the coding sequence ATGTCATTATTCAACCGCAAAAGCATTTTTGCTGTCTGTTTAGGATTGTTGCTTAGTCTTGCGATCGCAGCTTGCCAGACCCAGATTTCATCTGATGCCTCTGTTAATGAAGCGGGCTCGACGGATTGTCGCATGATACAGCACACTAGGGGAGAGACCTGTGTGCCCGAAGCGCCCAAAAGATTAGTCGTGCTAGGGACATCTACGCTGGTAAATGCGATGATTTTGGGCGTAAAGCCTGTGGGAACAATTGTTTATTACGAGGAAACGCCGCCCTATCTGCAGGGAAAAGTAGAGGATATTACGCTGGTTGGCAGAGGGGACGAACCAAACTTAGAAACCATTGTGAGCTTGCAGCCGGATCTGGTGATTGCAATGTATGACGATGGGTTCTCTTACGAGCGTATGTCTCAGATCGCGCCTACTGTTGTTGACGATTGGATAGGCTATCCTTCTTGGAAAGAACATTTTGACTTTGTTGCTGAAGTCTTGAATAAAGAGTCAGAGGCTGAGCAGGTATGGGCGGACTATGCGCAGCGAATTCAATCACTAAAAGAGGCCCTGGGCGATCGCTATCAAGCCACAGAAATATCGATTTTAAGAGTTTGTTGCGACTCGTGGGCGAGCGATGTACAAAACTCATTTAGCGGCACGATCCTAGAAGATGCTGGTCTTCGTCGCCCGCCCAGCCAGAAAGCAGAAGAAGATGGCCTAGTCTTTTTCCCAGAAGAGCTGATTACAGAATCTATAGACGGCGACATTATTTTTGCCATTGTGGATGAAGATGAGGCGTCAATACAAGCGTTCAATCGACTGCGAGAAAAGCCTCTGTGGAGCAAGCTGAACGCCGTGCAGCAAGGGCGGATTTACCCCGTCAACTTAGCCACCTGGCGCGGCGGCAATCCGCTGGCCGCAGATGCGGTGATTGACGATTTGTTTAAGTATCTGGTGGAAGATTCGCCGCCGCAGTCTGTGAGCGAGATTTCTGTGAGTGAGGCTTCCTGA
- a CDS encoding TonB-dependent siderophore receptor, which translates to MSWLSVTMPVLASGQVDGISQSEAISDLSERETWLVQTDLPTDSAASTDSIEAPTEVSEITDIQISAAETGITLTVVSLNPLSVENTQVSGNALIITLPEATLNLSDAAAADQFAPAEGIALVQTTARADNSIQIAITGTDAPPDVQVGVVGENLVLSVVPGMAPSANAEDAIQLTVIGDQDEGYSPNSASVGTRTDTLLLDVPASIQVIPEAVIADQGALDLLDVLRNTPGINTNSSPRDIFSDFTIRGFNTGNTFLRNGVADNDLGRTGLDLSNVERVEVLRGPASVLYGQIAPGGAVNVVTKKPLSVPFYDVEVTYGSFDTYQGAVDLSGPLTEDGSVAYRLNASAYSTDTFIDEIGLERYFVAPVLSWDISDDTNLIFEAEYIDARYPNERGLPIEGTILPNPNGELPRSRYLGEPSFDRNDRTTLRLGYELEHRFGEDWRLQNTFRFSWEEDYQDSVGPGSLEADFRTQPRTAFITSPGAGYSFAQNSYEATLAAIGEFKALGAEHELIMGVDFAYEVGISPFYLQQEIGSIDIFNPVYNQPLGEITDVFDPSRDTATSIGGYVQDQITLSDEFILLLGGRVDYVNQSSLDVLNDDRSSQSDTAFSPRVGLVYQPTEDVSVYGSFGRSFEQAAGRSLDGELFDPSRGTQYEIGAKANWLNDRLSTTLSLYNLTRTNVLTTDPRNVDFEVQTGEQRSRGIELNVAGEILPGWEVIAGYAYTDAEVTEDNDIPVGNQLINVAENTANVWTRYTLQSGDFEGLGFGLGLFYVGSRPGDRENTFDVPSYLRTDAAVYYNRDSFRAQLNFKNLFDTRYFESANGRDRIFPGSPFEVLATVGWEF; encoded by the coding sequence ATGAGTTGGTTATCTGTGACGATGCCTGTGCTGGCCAGTGGGCAAGTAGATGGAATAAGTCAATCAGAAGCTATCAGTGACTTATCTGAGCGTGAGACTTGGCTTGTTCAGACTGATTTGCCGACCGACTCAGCCGCCTCAACCGACTCAATTGAGGCGCCGACTGAGGTGTCAGAAATTACAGATATCCAGATTAGTGCAGCAGAAACAGGGATTACGCTCACAGTTGTGTCATTAAATCCGCTTTCAGTAGAAAACACCCAGGTCAGCGGTAACGCACTCATCATTACCCTGCCTGAGGCAACGCTTAACCTATCAGACGCTGCAGCAGCAGACCAGTTTGCCCCAGCCGAGGGCATTGCGCTAGTGCAGACCACGGCTAGAGCAGATAACAGCATACAAATTGCCATCACTGGAACAGACGCTCCGCCCGATGTGCAAGTCGGCGTGGTTGGAGAGAATTTAGTCCTCAGTGTGGTGCCTGGGATGGCGCCGTCCGCCAACGCTGAAGACGCTATTCAACTAACGGTCATTGGAGATCAGGATGAAGGCTACAGCCCAAATAGTGCTTCAGTTGGCACTAGAACAGATACCCTGCTGCTGGATGTGCCTGCTTCGATTCAGGTCATTCCCGAAGCGGTGATTGCTGATCAAGGCGCCCTCGATTTACTCGACGTGCTCAGAAATACCCCTGGCATCAATACCAATTCTTCTCCGAGAGATATCTTTTCTGATTTTACGATTCGTGGATTTAATACTGGCAACACGTTTCTGCGCAATGGCGTTGCCGATAATGATCTTGGCCGCACTGGGTTAGATCTGTCCAATGTAGAGCGTGTTGAGGTGCTAAGAGGACCCGCCTCAGTGCTGTATGGCCAGATAGCACCAGGGGGCGCGGTCAATGTTGTTACTAAAAAGCCGCTTTCTGTGCCCTTTTACGATGTCGAAGTTACCTATGGCAGCTTCGACACCTATCAGGGTGCGGTCGATCTATCTGGCCCGCTGACTGAAGATGGTTCAGTCGCCTATAGATTGAACGCATCTGCATACAGCACTGACACCTTCATTGATGAAATTGGTCTTGAACGCTACTTTGTTGCACCTGTTCTCTCCTGGGATATTAGCGACGATACTAACCTGATCTTTGAGGCGGAGTATATAGATGCCCGCTATCCGAATGAGCGCGGGTTGCCAATCGAAGGAACAATCCTGCCGAATCCAAATGGTGAACTGCCTCGCAGTCGGTATCTGGGAGAACCTAGTTTTGATCGCAATGATCGCACGACCTTGCGATTGGGATACGAACTAGAGCATCGCTTTGGCGAAGACTGGCGCTTGCAAAACACCTTTCGCTTCTCATGGGAAGAAGACTATCAAGACTCTGTAGGGCCGGGTAGCCTTGAGGCAGATTTTCGCACCCAGCCGCGTACTGCCTTTATTACCAGTCCTGGGGCGGGCTATTCCTTTGCCCAGAATAGCTATGAAGCCACGCTGGCCGCGATTGGAGAATTCAAAGCCCTAGGAGCAGAGCACGAACTGATCATGGGCGTAGACTTTGCTTATGAAGTAGGAATTAGTCCGTTCTACCTACAGCAGGAAATTGGTTCTATCGATATCTTCAACCCTGTGTACAATCAGCCGCTAGGCGAGATTACAGATGTATTCGATCCTTCTCGAGATACGGCAACTAGTATCGGTGGCTATGTGCAAGATCAAATCACGTTATCAGATGAGTTTATTCTTTTGCTCGGGGGACGGGTTGATTATGTAAATCAGTCGAGCCTGGATGTTTTAAACGATGATCGCAGCAGTCAGAGCGATACGGCCTTTAGTCCGCGAGTGGGATTAGTGTATCAGCCAACCGAGGATGTCTCGGTGTACGGCAGCTTTGGCCGATCGTTTGAACAGGCGGCAGGGCGCAGCTTGGACGGTGAGCTATTTGACCCATCACGCGGCACTCAGTACGAAATTGGGGCGAAAGCCAATTGGCTAAACGATCGGCTCTCTACGACGCTATCGCTCTATAACCTAACGCGCACCAATGTACTGACTACCGACCCGCGAAATGTTGACTTTGAGGTACAAACTGGCGAACAGCGCAGCCGCGGCATTGAGCTAAACGTGGCAGGTGAGATTTTACCGGGATGGGAGGTAATTGCGGGCTATGCCTATACAGATGCCGAGGTGACTGAGGATAATGACATTCCGGTTGGCAATCAATTGATCAATGTGGCTGAAAATACAGCGAATGTCTGGACAAGATACACTCTCCAATCGGGTGACTTTGAAGGACTTGGATTTGGCTTGGGTTTGTTCTATGTCGGTTCGCGCCCAGGCGACCGGGAAAACACATTTGATGTGCCTAGCTACCTGCGCACAGATGCGGCTGTTTACTACAACCGAGATAGCTTCCGCGCTCAGCTTAATTTCAAGAATCTCTTTGATACGCGCTATTTCGAATCAGCGAACGGGCGAGATCGTATCTTTCCTGGATCGCCGTTTGAGGTGCTTGCAACCGTAGGATGGGAGTTTTAA